Within Dysgonomonas sp. HDW5A, the genomic segment GCTGAAAGGTCATTATCCTTCTAAATTACTGAAAGAAGCATCAACAGATGATTTTGGTACTGAGTTTCTTGATTATAAGATGGCTATAAAAACTATCAATAACATCAACGATGCTATTGACCATATTTCAAAATACGGCTCTAAGCACAGTGAGGCCATTATAACCGAAGATGAAACGGCAACCATACTTTTTGAATCTCTTATAGATGCTGCATGTGTATATGTAAATGCTTCTACGGCATTTACCGATGGAGCACAATTCGGATTAGGAGCAGAAATAGGTATCAGTACGCAAAAAATGCATGCACGCGGTCCTATGGCATTGCAGGAACTTTGCAGTTATAAATGGATTATCGAAGGTAGCGGACAAATAAGAAAATAGTAAATGAAAAAGAAGAAAAGTCAGGAAAGAGGAAAAATTACTATTCAAGACTATATAAAAGCTGTAAAAAAGGCAGATAGGGAAACTCAATTGGAAACCAATGTAGGATTCACGGCTATTACCAAAGTACATAAAAGCAAAAAGCTATATAACAGAAAAAATAGTAAGAAAGATTATTTAGAAGATTAATAGAGTGAAGGAAAGAAACATTACTCTGGATTATTTTAAGATACTATTAAGTATACTGGTTGTAATAATCCATCTCCCAATAGTAGATATATATATAACCCCTCAAGGTTTTGGGAGTAAGATATTATATTCAATAGGATCATTTATCTCGTTTGACTTGTCCAAAATAGCCGTGCCCTCATTTTTTATTATTAATGGCTATTTTCTTGATTTTACAGATCAGAAAAAGGTCTTTCGATATATAACTAAAATGATAAAGATTTATATTGTCTGGACATTATTTTATCTTCCATTTATGATAGAGAAAGCAAGTGGCAGTATGTATGCTATACTTTTAATGATGGGCTTTTATCATTTGTGGTATCTTCCCGCACTTATAGGTGCCGTTATTTGTATTTTCTTTATGAGAAAAATCTTTAACAATAATATTTTATTTCTAATTATTGCCGTACTACTATTTGGTATAGGCTATTATATCCAACAAACAAATCCATATGCACCTTTAAGGTTTTTCAAATATCGTAACTTCCTTTTTATGGGTATTCCCTTTGTATTAATGGGATATTTAATAAAGAGCTTCGATTTCTCAAGATACAAACGCTTAATTACCGTATTATTAGTTCTTAGTTTATCTACTCTGATTTTTGAATCATGCACCTATCTTCATAAATACGAAGCGATACCTAATATATACCTATCATTATTTATAACTTGTCCTGCCATTATAATACTTATTCTTCAGAATAGTACAATGAAGATTCTAAAGAATGACGATATAGGGCAGTTATCTTCGGCTATATTCTTTATTCATCCTGCTATTTTATTCCTAATACATATTCCAGTACCTAATATTTTTATACTACCTTTTGTCATTATATCCTCTGTATTTCTCTCTTTTGCTATAATACAAGCAAATAAATCTCTCAAAATATTTCTATAAATTAAAAACAATGACCGACTTAAATAAAATTTCTGAATTATTAAATTCAAAATCAAATACTCTCCCAATCAACAAAATAGAACTTGAAGCAATCCTACAAACCATATTTCATCAGTTGCTTTTTCCCATTTGTGACAAGAATTGTACCTCTACATCTGATAATCTTAATTATGTATATTCTGTATTATTAGAAAATATATCAAATCTTATCAATAAAAAGGAGGCCGAAATAGTAGTTGATTCATTTATAACTGAATTACCTGACTTAAGAAACAGATTATACGATGAAGCAAAGTGTTATTTACAAAATGACCCTGCGGCTCGTAGTATTGAAGAAATTATTATAACATACCCCGGATTTTTTGCATTGACTGTATATCGCCTCTCTCACATTCTATACAAGATGCATGTGCCTATTATCCCTAGATTATTTTCTGAATATGCTCATGCTTCAGTTGGAATAGATATTCACCCAGGAGCACAAATAGGAAATATGTTTTTTATAGATCACGGCACGGGAATAGTTATCGGCGAAACTACAATTATTGGGAATAATGTAAAAATATATCAAGGTGTAACTCTAGGAGCATTGTTTGTTACTAAAGAGCTAAAAGACAAAAAAAGGCATCCAACCATAGAAGATAATGTGGTTATCTATGCAGGAGCAACCATATTAGGTGGCTCAACTGTTGTTGGTCACGACTCTACCATTGGAGGAAACGTATGGCTTACAAGAAGTGTTGTCCCCTACTCTTTGGTTTTTCACAACTCTGAAGTAAGAATCAGAACAACTCAGGATTTTGAAGATTCTTTTAATTATACAATTTGAATAGACTTTTAGCAAAAAGATCTATTATAATCTTTGTATTATTTTTCTATCTTTGCGGTCTTATTGAGAGTTAACTATCTATTCCATTAAGACATAATCGAATAATTATTATATAAAAAACAAAATATATTTTATGGCAACTACTGCAGATATTAGAAATGGTATGTGTATTGACATTGAAGGTCAATATTATGTAATTATTGAATTCCTTCATGTAAAACCAGGTAAGGGAGCAGCTTTTGTGAGAACAAAAATGAGAAACGTAACTACAGGACGTATCTTAGAAAGAACATTTAATGCAGGTATAAAGCTAGATGAAGTACGTATCGAAAGACGCGAATATCAATATTTATACAAAGATGAAATGGGATACAACCTTATGAATAATGAGACTTTCGAGCAAGTATCTCTTAACGCAAACCAAATAGAAGGAGTAGCTTTTCTTAAAGAAGGTGATACTATAGATGTACAGGTGCATGCTGAAACCGAAACTATTTTGACTGCCGAATTACCTCAAAACGTAATCTTGGAAGTTACATATACCGAGCCAGGATTAAAAGGAGATACTGCAACAAATGCAACGAAACCTGCAACATTAGAAACCGGAGCAGAAGTTAGAGTACCACTTTTCATAAATGAAGGTGAGAAAATAAAAATCAATACTCGTGACGGCTCATACGTTGAGAGAGTTAAGTAATATAAGATTTATGTTTAAGAAAAAATCGTGATTTGGTTAGCTTACCAAACACGATTTTTTTATCTTTATAAACTTATGGATCAATCGAAGCTAAAGCTAAAAATAACAGATTGGGCAGAAGAAGACCGTCCACGGGAAAAGATGCTTATAAAGGGAGTATCCGCATTATCTGATGCTGAATTACTGGCTATTCTGATTGGATCGGGTAATAAGAATGAAACCGCTGTCGAACTGTCGCAACGAATATTATTTTCGGTAAATAATAACCTGAATTCATTCGGTAAACTAAGTATTCATGACTTAGTACAAAATTTCAACGGTATAGGTGAAGCCAAAGCCATTACTATTATTGCAGCGTTAGAATTAGGTAAAAGACGTAAGCTTTCTGATACAGAAAAGCAACAGCTCATACTATTAAGTAAAGATGTTTTTCATATGTTTCAGCCACTCCTTGGTGATCTAAGACATGAAGAAAGTTGGGTATTACTCATGAACCGGTCTAATAAAGTGCTGAAAAAGATTCTAGTCAGTAAAGGAGGAATTACAGGTACAGTTATTGATATTCGCCTTATTATTAAAGAAGCAATTGAAAATTTAGCAACTAACATTGTATTAATACACAATCATCCTTCGGGTAACCCTAAACCAAGCGAAGATGATAATAACATCACACTAAAACTTAAAGAGGCCTGCAAAATACTTGATATATATTTAATGGATCATGTTATTGTATGCGACAATAGCTATTACAGCTATAGAGATAATGATTGTATATTATAAAATTTAATGAACTAACTATAAAATGATCGCATTAGTAATTATACATAACCACCGTTATGATGCTAATATTCCAAGATTAGATGAAATCTATAAAAGTCGATTTAGTCACATATTTCATTTAGTACCCTTTTATGATGGTGATAGAAGCAATGTTATTACAATATACGAAAATTCACACTACTTTCAAGGGTATGTAGCACAAGCGTATGAAAGATTAACTTCAGAAGGAAACTTTGACCATTTCATCTTTATTGGTGATGACCTAATCTTAAATCCTCAAATAAATCAAGATAATTATACTACCTATTTTAAAGTAGGAAAAGAAGATTCTTTTATTTCAAGTTTAGATGAATTACATTCTTTAAATTTGTGGTATCATTCTCCCAAGGCAGTAGATTATGATCCTTTTAATGTTCCAGGAGTAGAAGTTAAGAGAGAATTTCCTTCAAAAGAAGATGTCTTAAAAGAATTTGAAAGAAAAGGATTTGAAAAACCCTATTTAAATGCAGATAAGGTCTATGAACTACCCCCACGCTGCAATTATCCTAAAAATTTAAAAGGACTCATTCGTTATAAATTAGATTGTCGTAAAGTTAATAAGCAATTAAGAAAAGGAAGAATAGAATTAAAGTTTCCCTTAATGAGTGGTTATTCTGATATTTTCATCTTACCGGCATCTGATTTCAAACAATTTAGACATTATAGCGGCCTATTCGTTGCAACTAACCTTTTTGTAGAATTGGCTATTCCAACTGCAATGATTATGGCTTGTAAAAAAATATTCACAGAAAAAGACCTTATGGATAAAGGCATAGCCTTATGGACTAAAGAAGACAAGCAGGCATTAGAAGATACATATGAACGATCTTTGGATAAACTCTTCTCCACTTTTCCTTCAGATGTATTGTATTATCACCCCATCAAACTGTCCAGATGGACTTAAAAGACATATTATGAAAATTGCAATTATTGGAACAGGTATATCCGGACTTTCTTTAGCTAATATTTTAAAAGATAAACACGAGGTTGTTCTTTTCGAAAAAGAGCAACGTCAAGGTGGACTTATAAAGTGTGATATTATCGATTCGGTTTTGTTTCATAAAGTTGGAGGACATGTATTCAATTCTAAAAATAAAGAAGTAGCCGATTGGTTTTGGTCACATTTCAACCAAGACTCTGAATTTCTAGAAGTTACCAGAAATGCTAAGATTCTTTTTAGAGATCAAATAATTGGTTATCCTATAGAAAACTACATCTATAATTTCGATAAAAGTACTATAGATACAATAATAGACGAACTTCTTCTATTACAACATAAAGAGAAGCAATCATGGCAAAATTATCCTAATTTTGAGCTGTTTTTAGAAAATACTTTTGGTAAAACTCTTTATGAACTCTATTTTAAACCATATAATAATAAAATATGGAAAGTAGACCTTTCAACAGTTCCTATGTCTTGGTTGGAAGGAAAACTACCAATGCCAAACTTAAAAGAAATCATTGTAAGTAATATAACTCGTCAGGAAGAAAAATCGATGGTACATTCGACATTTTTTTATCCAAAAGTTGGCGGATCACAATTTATTGTAGATAGACTTTCTCAAGATTTAGATATACGTACAGGATCTGACATAACTCATATTGAAAAAATTAATAATCAATATACAATAGATAAACAAATAGGTTTCGATAGTGTTGTATATTGCGGAGATATAAGAAAGATGCCCGACTATTTAGAGAAAACTCTTGATGGCAAAGTTGATTTAAAAGAAATACAGAATTTAAGATCAAACGGCACATCGAATTTACTCTGCGAAACGGACGACAATGACATCTCATGGCTGTACATTCCTGAAGAATTCACTAGTGCTCACAGAATAATTTACACAGGTAATTTTTCGCCAGCTAATAATGGAGATAAACAACGAAAAACTTGTGTTGTTGAATTTTCCGGAAAAATGCAATACGAAGACATGATTAGTGAAATAAAAAAACTACCTGGTAATTTATCTCCTATTAAATATAATTATGAGCAGAATTCATATATTATACATAATTTCGAGACAAAAAAACTAATTGACCAAACAAAGAAAATCCTAAAAGAAGAGAATATACATCTTCTGGGGCGTTTTGCTGAATGGGAATACTATAATATGGACAAATGTATTGAAGCAGCTCTAAATTTAGCTAAAACACTATAACGACAAAGGTTTCAGGTCTATTATAATTAGTTATATACCTGAGATATGATAATCGATATTTTAAACTACTTAATTATTAAAAATATGAATACTGGATTATTAAAATTAGAAGAAGACATAGTACGTATGCTGAAAACAGTATATGATCCCGAAATACCCGTAAATATTTATGATCTTGGACTTATCTATAAGGTAGATGTAGATGATGATCAAAATGTAACCATAACTATGACATTGACTGCCCCCAATTGCCCCGCAGCAGATTTCATATTAGAGGATGTACGCCTAAAACTTGAATCTATTCCGGCTGCAAAGAATGTAATTGTAAATCTCACATTCGAGCCCGAATGGAATAAAGATATGTTGAGTGAAGAAGCTAAATTAGAGCTGGGTTTTCTATAAAAATTATGGCGGAAAGAAATAAAGTTTACTTCCTATCCGACGTACATCTAGGATCAGCCTCACACAATAAAGTTATAGATAATAACGGAGCATTGAGCTTACCTAATACGATCAAAAAAACATCGAAAGACAGTTATCCCAACCATGAGATTGAGAGAAAGCTATGCAGATGGTTTGATATGGTAAAAGAAGATGCTAAAACGATTTATCTTTTAGGAGATATATTCGATTTCTGGTTTGAGTATAAATATGTTGTGCCAAGAGGATTTACACGTGTATTAGGTAAGATCTCAGAGTTAACAGATTCCGGTATAGAAATTCATTTCTTTATCGGAAATCACGATGTATGGGTCACTGATTATCTGGAAAAAGAATGTGGTATGATAGTTCATCTTGAACCATTGGTACAAGATATATACAACAAAAAATTCCTACTCGCTCATGGTGACGGATTAGGAGATGATTCTAAGTCGTTTAAAATCATCAGATGGGCTTTTCATAACAAATTCTGTCAAAAAGCTTTTGCCTGTTTACATCCACGTTGGGCATTAGGTATAGCCCATCGATGGTCAAATCATAGTAGAGCTACAGGTGGAGAGATACCTTATTTAGGCGAAGATAAAGAACATCTGGTTTTGTTCGCAAAGAAACAACTTAAGGAATCTCCGAATATTAATTTTTTCATTTTCGGACATCGTCACATAATGCTTGACCTGATGTTATCGCAGACCTCACGAATTGTTATTCTTGGAGACTGGATCAGTTTTTTCTCTTATGCTGTTTTTGACGGTGAGAATTTTTCTTTAGAAATATTTGAGGATAAATAGAACAATAATAAGTTCGCAGAACTATTTATTGCTTTGGCTAGTAAAACAGCGATAAACAGTTATATTCTTAAAATATAGCATTAAATATTTACCTTTACTTAGCATTCTGGAAGCCGATTATCCCCATTCGATAATCGGCTTTTATTATTAAAATATCTCTAAGATTTTACACTAATAAAACAACTTCTATAGCTAATTTATCCTACCTTTGTAGAGTTAATTTTTAGGTATAAGTTAGTATGAAAATGGTTAAAGGAATTTTCATCATTCTCTTATTTTATTTTATAGGAGAGTGCATGAGCTACCTCATTAAAGGGTTTATTCCGGGAAGTATCATCGGAATGATGTTGTTATTTTTATCGCTCTATCTCAAAATCATAAATCCGGAAAGTGTTGATTCAACAGCAAATGCCATAACTAAAAATATGGCAATCTTCTTTATTCCTTCGGGAGCCGGATTAATGAGTTCATTTGGCGTATTGAGTAAATTTTGGGCATCTATTATTATTACCTGCTCAATCAGCACAATTTTAGTTATTGCCGTAGTAGGTATAGTACAACAACAAATGGAAAAAGGGAGATCGAAATGAGGTTATTAATTGAGAGTCCCGAATTTATTCTTGTCCTTATTTTTGGCAGTTATTTATTCGGGCAATATATCTTTAAAAAGACAAGAATTGCCATACTACATCCTCTTATTATATCCATAGCGATTATAATTCTATTTCTACAAATAACAAAAATGGATTATGAAACATTTCAACGAGGAGGACAATTTGTAAGTTTTCTTCTAGGTCCATCTGTTGTGGCATTGGGATATATTCTTTATCAACAAATGTCTTATCTAAAAGGAAATGTAGTATCCATACTTACTTCAATATTTGTGGGCAGTATAACCGGAATAGTAAGTGTAATTGTCTTGGCAAAAATAACAGGAGCAGATAATGCATTAGTTATGACTCTCGAACCTAAATCGGTTACGACAGCCATTGCAATGAATATTTCAGCTCAATCTGGAGGAATACCTTCCCTAACTGCTGTTATTGTTTTATTCTGTGGTATATTCGGAGGTATAGTTGGTCCTTTTGTGTTGCGTATTTTAGGAATTAAAAGCAGTATCGCTAAAGGATTGGCGATGGGAGCCTCGGCACATAGTGTAGGAACAGTAAAGGCTATGGAAATGGGTGTAATTGAGGGGGCAATAAGTGGATTGGCTATTGGACTTATGGGCGTAATGACCGCTCTGTTAATCCCCTTTATACATCAACTTCTATCTTAATTCTTCTTCTGAGAGTTTAAA encodes:
- a CDS encoding acyltransferase family protein, with the translated sequence MKERNITLDYFKILLSILVVIIHLPIVDIYITPQGFGSKILYSIGSFISFDLSKIAVPSFFIINGYFLDFTDQKKVFRYITKMIKIYIVWTLFYLPFMIEKASGSMYAILLMMGFYHLWYLPALIGAVICIFFMRKIFNNNILFLIIAVLLFGIGYYIQQTNPYAPLRFFKYRNFLFMGIPFVLMGYLIKSFDFSRYKRLITVLLVLSLSTLIFESCTYLHKYEAIPNIYLSLFITCPAIIILILQNSTMKILKNDDIGQLSSAIFFIHPAILFLIHIPVPNIFILPFVIISSVFLSFAIIQANKSLKIFL
- the epsC gene encoding serine O-acetyltransferase EpsC; this encodes MTDLNKISELLNSKSNTLPINKIELEAILQTIFHQLLFPICDKNCTSTSDNLNYVYSVLLENISNLINKKEAEIVVDSFITELPDLRNRLYDEAKCYLQNDPAARSIEEIIITYPGFFALTVYRLSHILYKMHVPIIPRLFSEYAHASVGIDIHPGAQIGNMFFIDHGTGIVIGETTIIGNNVKIYQGVTLGALFVTKELKDKKRHPTIEDNVVIYAGATILGGSTVVGHDSTIGGNVWLTRSVVPYSLVFHNSEVRIRTTQDFEDSFNYTI
- the efp gene encoding elongation factor P; this translates as MATTADIRNGMCIDIEGQYYVIIEFLHVKPGKGAAFVRTKMRNVTTGRILERTFNAGIKLDEVRIERREYQYLYKDEMGYNLMNNETFEQVSLNANQIEGVAFLKEGDTIDVQVHAETETILTAELPQNVILEVTYTEPGLKGDTATNATKPATLETGAEVRVPLFINEGEKIKINTRDGSYVERVK
- the radC gene encoding DNA repair protein RadC, whose amino-acid sequence is MDQSKLKLKITDWAEEDRPREKMLIKGVSALSDAELLAILIGSGNKNETAVELSQRILFSVNNNLNSFGKLSIHDLVQNFNGIGEAKAITIIAALELGKRRKLSDTEKQQLILLSKDVFHMFQPLLGDLRHEESWVLLMNRSNKVLKKILVSKGGITGTVIDIRLIIKEAIENLATNIVLIHNHPSGNPKPSEDDNNITLKLKEACKILDIYLMDHVIVCDNSYYSYRDNDCIL
- a CDS encoding NAD(P)/FAD-dependent oxidoreductase, whose product is MKIAIIGTGISGLSLANILKDKHEVVLFEKEQRQGGLIKCDIIDSVLFHKVGGHVFNSKNKEVADWFWSHFNQDSEFLEVTRNAKILFRDQIIGYPIENYIYNFDKSTIDTIIDELLLLQHKEKQSWQNYPNFELFLENTFGKTLYELYFKPYNNKIWKVDLSTVPMSWLEGKLPMPNLKEIIVSNITRQEEKSMVHSTFFYPKVGGSQFIVDRLSQDLDIRTGSDITHIEKINNQYTIDKQIGFDSVVYCGDIRKMPDYLEKTLDGKVDLKEIQNLRSNGTSNLLCETDDNDISWLYIPEEFTSAHRIIYTGNFSPANNGDKQRKTCVVEFSGKMQYEDMISEIKKLPGNLSPIKYNYEQNSYIIHNFETKKLIDQTKKILKEENIHLLGRFAEWEYYNMDKCIEAALNLAKTL
- a CDS encoding metal-sulfur cluster assembly factor, translating into MNTGLLKLEEDIVRMLKTVYDPEIPVNIYDLGLIYKVDVDDDQNVTITMTLTAPNCPAADFILEDVRLKLESIPAAKNVIVNLTFEPEWNKDMLSEEAKLELGFL
- a CDS encoding UDP-2,3-diacylglucosamine diphosphatase produces the protein MAERNKVYFLSDVHLGSASHNKVIDNNGALSLPNTIKKTSKDSYPNHEIERKLCRWFDMVKEDAKTIYLLGDIFDFWFEYKYVVPRGFTRVLGKISELTDSGIEIHFFIGNHDVWVTDYLEKECGMIVHLEPLVQDIYNKKFLLAHGDGLGDDSKSFKIIRWAFHNKFCQKAFACLHPRWALGIAHRWSNHSRATGGEIPYLGEDKEHLVLFAKKQLKESPNINFFIFGHRHIMLDLMLSQTSRIVILGDWISFFSYAVFDGENFSLEIFEDK
- a CDS encoding CidA/LrgA family protein yields the protein MVKGIFIILLFYFIGECMSYLIKGFIPGSIIGMMLLFLSLYLKIINPESVDSTANAITKNMAIFFIPSGAGLMSSFGVLSKFWASIIITCSISTILVIAVVGIVQQQMEKGRSK
- a CDS encoding LrgB family protein, whose product is MRLLIESPEFILVLIFGSYLFGQYIFKKTRIAILHPLIISIAIIILFLQITKMDYETFQRGGQFVSFLLGPSVVALGYILYQQMSYLKGNVVSILTSIFVGSITGIVSVIVLAKITGADNALVMTLEPKSVTTAIAMNISAQSGGIPSLTAVIVLFCGIFGGIVGPFVLRILGIKSSIAKGLAMGASAHSVGTVKAMEMGVIEGAISGLAIGLMGVMTALLIPFIHQLLS